A genomic segment from uncultured Desulfuromonas sp. encodes:
- a CDS encoding Ig-like domain-containing protein, with protein sequence MADQQKMNMTAEEKMSHAEETPAAVQANPQAAQPEAAVILPEPGMVEVVPVQPGEEVAVAFDLNDTQMSVVGGDLQIEFANGGTLLFQGFAAASAGNNPPALMLADGTVLPGDAIVFTSADTELAPAAGPALGSGGTGEYRTDFGQVLDGVDRLGVQDPIALQTSVDAPLEDGPQNAPPDAIDDFATTDEDTPIVIQVLPNDSDPDNDPLTIIDFTQPDIGSVILNPDGTFTYDPEGQFDDLAAGETETVTFTYTITDNASGNDTATVTIIIEGTNDAPVIDVQASDTSATVSDEGLVDGIPDDVGSDDTTNALIDSGQIIFSDVDTSDTHTVTLTAPEQSLSSDGSILVWSGSGTGTLVATAGEGGPTVMTISIDNEGYYIVEQSGQFDHPLTDIEDDLSFDVGVVVTDSSGADNATALTTLTVTVEDDRPTAGDSDLGIQTEDAVVDLNVFDIPGTAGGADADATLTNVTIELGNGVVDFDAEGNVTFTPAAEYEGPVRLVYTITDADNDSSQGIIELAMPEDSVPTVNGGEGIVYEAGLNPDGTDAGVAQTTISGDFDITTGNDQFGGLYIDGQLATAGDTFTNTYGTLTITETAGLLGWSYTINEEESHAAGDGNNTLMDSFDVYVVDHEGTQSITQSLDITIVDDVPTAGDINLGMQPEDTGVSLNVFTIPGTEGGADGATLAGVTVDQGPEAGSVTFAVNGNVTFTPAAGYEGDVSLSYTIIDADNDPATGTIRLTLPEDSTPVGGESGAVVDDEGLPGGIAGGIGDVAGENASYSSTLNYSSGGDIPVDITFAAMDGTSGTVGTETVNYSWNSASYTLTATGPRGELFTVEVTDPTTGAYTVTLKDNVLHESLDGETGDNTENDALATLTYTITDSDGSPADGSLTVTFDDDMPTAQAEGPVSVAEGATVTGDLDFAEGADGASVTHINNTELVFGEDGYSQDVDLGEGTIKVTAEGAYSFTSDEPLDNPVSVNANYTVTDSDGDSVSASLAFTITDDNAPSGGESSAVVDDEGLPGGIAGGIGDVAGENASYSSTLNYSSGGDIPVDITFAAMDGTSGTVGTETVNYSWNSASYTLTATGPRGELFTVEVTDPTTGAYTVTLKDNVLHESLDGETGDNTENDALATLTYTITDSDGSPADGSLTVTFDDDMPTVNQITNLVYSNTSNPLPGGTGIFDYSIGADARADYSATDSDFASITLSGLVGSTSISNASVDWASETTDQAVFDVTFNYFADPAGTTQSEATGTLTFDKVEGTYSLNLDAPLENYSIYTTSDSDTTFQGYEPDSATTDKTQPKVSVAELADDFFVQFTGSHETGGGSGVDLTAGGDTTFIDGELFAAAATWVSTSGSANGVAGDTMQAGEVLDLNFYQSDPQGYLNYTDTTTASGIFLKFDGIGSAEDLIVVLKLVDPTTLATTTKAIIIDSGDIITDQSLVPDGYNVTLDSNDGLVVIESNDYNFGTENYQISGMQILVSAENIDGFGIDLNSDTGSLGGSSETLVAFGSDATDSDVLKISDIGFVTESTDTLDANLNFDVTLVDADGDATSVQSLDVTIVGGTTFEGSQSQTAESIQGSAGNDFLYSGEGDDILVGGLGEDTFVFGDGEGADTIVDFNPGEDVLQLTDVLETNAGDISVTLDGADVILTGNGLDSITLEGINSGGTYDSCTNLQDMIDHATAGINVEFGAS encoded by the coding sequence ATGGCTGACCAACAAAAAATGAACATGACGGCCGAAGAGAAAATGTCGCACGCAGAAGAAACACCTGCTGCAGTTCAAGCCAATCCACAAGCAGCCCAGCCTGAAGCAGCGGTCATCCTTCCTGAACCCGGGATGGTTGAGGTGGTGCCCGTCCAGCCGGGAGAAGAGGTTGCTGTTGCTTTCGATCTGAATGATACGCAAATGAGTGTTGTCGGCGGTGACTTACAAATTGAGTTCGCCAATGGCGGCACGTTGCTCTTTCAGGGGTTTGCCGCCGCTTCAGCGGGTAACAACCCGCCAGCTCTGATGCTGGCAGATGGAACGGTGTTGCCGGGAGATGCCATTGTTTTTACCTCGGCAGATACCGAGTTGGCTCCGGCAGCTGGTCCGGCTCTGGGCAGTGGTGGTACAGGGGAATACCGCACCGACTTTGGTCAAGTGCTTGATGGGGTTGATCGTCTAGGTGTTCAAGATCCAATTGCCCTGCAGACCAGTGTAGATGCACCTTTGGAAGACGGTCCACAGAATGCGCCACCTGATGCCATTGATGATTTTGCCACAACCGATGAAGATACTCCGATTGTTATTCAGGTGTTGCCGAATGACAGCGACCCGGATAACGACCCATTGACGATCATTGATTTTACCCAGCCGGATATAGGATCAGTCATTCTGAATCCGGATGGGACTTTTACTTATGATCCCGAGGGACAATTTGATGATCTGGCTGCCGGCGAAACGGAAACTGTGACTTTCACCTACACCATTACCGACAATGCCAGTGGTAATGATACGGCAACGGTCACGATCATCATTGAAGGTACCAACGACGCTCCGGTTATAGATGTACAAGCGTCAGACACCAGTGCAACGGTGTCCGACGAAGGGCTGGTTGATGGTATTCCTGACGATGTCGGTAGTGACGATACAACGAATGCTCTGATTGATTCCGGGCAGATTATTTTTAGTGATGTTGATACTTCCGACACCCACACTGTGACTCTCACGGCCCCAGAGCAAAGTCTGTCCTCCGATGGATCGATACTGGTCTGGAGTGGCAGTGGGACAGGGACACTGGTCGCAACGGCTGGAGAAGGTGGTCCGACAGTGATGACCATCTCCATTGATAACGAAGGTTATTATATTGTTGAGCAAAGTGGACAATTTGATCATCCGCTGACTGATATCGAAGATGATCTTAGCTTTGATGTGGGTGTTGTTGTCACGGATAGCAGTGGGGCTGACAATGCAACGGCCTTAACGACGCTCACCGTGACGGTAGAAGATGATCGACCGACAGCCGGAGACAGTGACCTTGGCATCCAGACTGAAGATGCTGTTGTCGACCTGAATGTCTTCGATATTCCTGGGACGGCTGGGGGCGCTGATGCAGACGCAACCTTAACCAATGTCACCATTGAGCTGGGTAATGGTGTTGTCGATTTTGATGCCGAGGGCAATGTGACCTTTACTCCTGCTGCGGAATACGAAGGTCCGGTGCGCTTGGTCTATACCATTACCGATGCAGACAATGATTCATCACAAGGAATCATTGAGCTGGCCATGCCTGAGGATTCGGTGCCAACCGTTAATGGGGGCGAGGGTATTGTGTATGAAGCCGGGTTGAATCCTGACGGAACAGATGCCGGTGTCGCTCAGACAACCATCAGCGGAGATTTTGACATCACCACGGGTAATGATCAGTTTGGCGGGCTCTATATTGACGGCCAACTGGCGACCGCTGGAGACACCTTTACGAATACCTATGGAACATTGACCATCACGGAGACCGCCGGTCTTCTCGGCTGGAGTTATACCATTAACGAAGAGGAAAGCCATGCCGCGGGTGATGGTAACAATACCTTGATGGACAGTTTCGACGTCTATGTTGTCGACCACGAAGGGACGCAATCCATTACACAAAGCCTGGATATCACCATTGTTGACGATGTGCCAACGGCTGGCGATATCAATCTTGGTATGCAACCGGAAGATACCGGCGTCAGTTTGAACGTTTTCACCATTCCGGGTACTGAAGGCGGCGCTGACGGTGCGACACTGGCCGGTGTCACCGTTGACCAGGGTCCTGAGGCGGGAAGTGTCACCTTTGCGGTGAATGGCAATGTAACCTTTACCCCGGCAGCTGGTTATGAGGGTGATGTCAGCCTGAGCTATACCATTATTGATGCGGACAATGATCCGGCAACTGGAACAATTCGTCTCACCTTGCCGGAAGATTCAACTCCTGTAGGAGGAGAGAGTGGTGCCGTGGTTGATGACGAAGGCTTGCCAGGCGGTATTGCCGGAGGCATTGGCGACGTAGCCGGTGAAAATGCCAGCTACAGCAGTACGCTCAACTATAGCTCCGGTGGCGATATCCCTGTTGACATCACCTTTGCCGCCATGGACGGCACCAGCGGTACGGTTGGAACGGAAACCGTCAACTACAGCTGGAACAGCGCAAGTTACACCCTGACGGCGACCGGCCCACGCGGTGAACTGTTCACCGTCGAAGTCACCGATCCGACCACCGGCGCGTACACCGTGACATTAAAAGACAACGTGCTGCATGAAAGCCTGGACGGCGAAACCGGCGACAATACGGAAAACGACGCCCTAGCCACGCTGACCTACACCATCACCGACAGTGACGGCAGTCCGGCAGACGGCTCGTTGACCGTCACCTTCGACGACGATATGCCGACAGCCCAGGCCGAAGGGCCAGTCAGTGTTGCTGAAGGTGCCACCGTCACCGGCGATCTCGACTTTGCCGAAGGCGCAGACGGCGCCAGCGTTACCCATATCAACAACACCGAGCTGGTGTTTGGCGAAGATGGCTACTCGCAAGACGTTGATCTGGGCGAAGGCACGATTAAAGTCACCGCCGAAGGCGCATACAGCTTCACCAGCGATGAGCCACTGGATAACCCGGTGTCCGTCAATGCGAACTATACCGTGACCGACAGCGATGGCGACAGCGTCAGTGCGTCCCTCGCCTTTACCATCACAGACGACAACGCGCCGAGCGGCGGCGAAAGCAGTGCCGTAGTCGATGACGAAGGCTTGCCAGGCGGTATTGCCGGAGGCATTGGCGACGTAGCCGGTGAAAATGCCAGCTACAGCAGTACGCTCAACTATAGCTCCGGTGGCGATATCCCTGTTGACATCACCTTTGCCGCCATGGACGGCACCAGCGGTACGGTTGGAACGGAAACCGTCAACTACAGCTGGAACAGCGCAAGTTACACCCTGACGGCGACCGGCCCACGCGGTGAACTGTTCACCGTCGAAGTCACCGATCCGACCACCGGCGCGTACACCGTGACATTAAAAGACAACGTGCTGCATGAAAGCCTGGACGGCGAAACCGGCGACAATACGGAAAACGACGCCCTGGCCACGCTGACCTACACCATCACCGACAGTGACGGCAGTCCGGCAGACGGCTCGTTGACCGTCACCTTCGACGACGATATGCCGACTGTGAACCAAATTACTAATCTCGTTTATTCAAACACCAGCAATCCGTTACCGGGTGGTACAGGTATCTTTGACTATTCGATTGGCGCAGATGCGCGGGCAGACTACAGTGCAACGGATTCTGATTTTGCCTCCATTACACTCAGTGGATTGGTTGGCAGTACATCGATCAGCAATGCTTCTGTTGATTGGGCTTCGGAAACGACTGACCAAGCTGTTTTCGACGTGACTTTTAACTACTTTGCAGATCCTGCCGGGACAACACAAAGCGAGGCAACGGGAACTCTGACGTTTGACAAAGTTGAGGGGACCTATTCATTGAACCTCGATGCGCCTCTGGAAAACTACAGTATCTACACGACCAGTGATTCTGATACGACCTTCCAGGGATATGAGCCTGATTCGGCCACCACGGACAAAACTCAGCCCAAAGTATCGGTTGCGGAACTTGCCGATGACTTCTTTGTTCAGTTTACCGGCTCACATGAAACCGGCGGTGGAAGTGGTGTGGATCTGACAGCAGGTGGAGACACCACGTTTATTGACGGTGAGCTGTTTGCAGCGGCTGCAACCTGGGTCAGTACCAGTGGGTCAGCCAATGGCGTCGCTGGTGATACCATGCAAGCGGGCGAAGTTCTCGACCTGAACTTCTATCAATCCGATCCGCAAGGTTATCTCAACTACACGGATACGACGACCGCAAGTGGTATTTTCCTCAAGTTTGACGGAATTGGTTCGGCGGAAGATCTGATTGTTGTTTTGAAACTGGTTGATCCGACAACCCTGGCGACGACAACCAAAGCCATTATCATCGATAGCGGCGATATCATCACAGATCAGTCGCTGGTGCCGGATGGATACAATGTGACCCTTGATTCCAATGACGGTCTTGTTGTCATCGAAAGCAATGATTACAATTTCGGCACTGAGAACTACCAAATTTCCGGAATGCAGATTCTGGTTTCCGCAGAAAACATTGACGGATTTGGTATCGACCTGAACTCTGATACCGGCAGTCTTGGCGGGTCTTCAGAGACGTTGGTTGCCTTTGGCAGTGACGCAACAGATTCGGATGTTCTGAAAATTTCCGATATCGGTTTTGTCACTGAATCGACAGATACTCTTGATGCCAATCTCAACTTTGATGTGACACTGGTGGATGCAGATGGTGATGCAACGTCCGTCCAATCTCTGGATGTTACCATTGTTGGTGGAACAACCTTTGAGGGCAGCCAGAGTCAAACTGCTGAATCGATTCAAGGCAGTGCAGGAAATGACTTCCTCTATTCCGGTGAGGGTGACGACATTCTGGTCGGTGGCCTTGGTGAAGACACATTTGTCTTTGGCGATGGTGAAGGTGCCGATACGATTGTCGATTTCAACCCAGGTGAAGATGTGTTGCAACTGACGGATGTTCTCGAAACCAATGCCGGAGATATCTCGGTCACGCTGGATGGTGCTGATGTGATTCTCACTGGTAACGGTTTGGACAGCATCACTCTGGAAGGGATTAACTCCGGAGGAACGTATGACAGTTGTACCAACCTTCAGGATATGATTGATCACGCGACTGCCGGAATTAATGTGGAGTTTGGTGCAAGTTGA
- a CDS encoding transglutaminase-like cysteine peptidase: MSAWNHIRALILLGLLLATLGCSSVQASSPATAKDRPPPSGVFETYEFRGKLSALKNWQRVIAVGAEEMARFTDPKQATGIRAAQEWQQVAAQLATAPLLEQLKTVNRFFNRWPYRLDSDVWQKRDYWATPLEFLRHSGDCEDFAICKYYALRYLGVEPDRMRIVILRDTIRSITHAVLAVYTQDDILILDNLSDPVFSHHRYQHYLPQYSVNETTRWTHIKPRATALSTRTATGE; the protein is encoded by the coding sequence TTGTCGGCATGGAATCACATACGTGCCTTGATTCTTTTAGGTCTGTTGCTGGCGACATTGGGCTGCTCATCTGTGCAGGCCTCTTCACCGGCAACAGCCAAAGATCGACCACCTCCGTCAGGGGTTTTCGAGACCTATGAATTTAGAGGCAAACTCAGCGCCCTGAAAAACTGGCAGAGAGTCATCGCTGTCGGCGCTGAAGAGATGGCGCGCTTTACCGATCCCAAACAGGCCACCGGTATTCGCGCCGCTCAAGAATGGCAACAGGTCGCGGCCCAGCTGGCTACCGCGCCCCTGTTGGAACAACTGAAAACGGTCAACCGTTTTTTCAACCGCTGGCCGTATCGGTTGGATAGCGATGTCTGGCAAAAAAGGGATTACTGGGCGACGCCTCTGGAGTTTTTACGCCATTCCGGGGACTGCGAGGATTTCGCCATTTGCAAATACTACGCTCTGCGCTACCTGGGTGTTGAGCCCGACCGGATGCGAATTGTCATCCTGCGGGACACGATTCGTTCCATTACCCATGCGGTGCTGGCTGTTTATACACAGGACGACATTCTGATACTGGACAACTTATCTGATCCGGTGTTTTCCCATCACCGATATCAGCATTATCTGCCTCAGTATTCCGTCAATGAAACAACGCGTTGGACCCATATAAAGCCGCGCGCAACGGCTTTATCCACGCGAACTGCGACAGGAGAGTAA
- a CDS encoding HlyD family type I secretion periplasmic adaptor subunit, with the protein MRLFNRTSQERQLSESLEFLGEVDAATYRTGHRFAYILTMMIVLFMVIFVLWAHFTVLDEVTRGQGQVIPSQRVQIIQHLEGGIIEEILVEENQIIEKGDVLVRIRNTVAASQYRDAANTALEHEAAIARLTAEAEGSALEFPEQMKQEHPELVSDQRSIFEARQAQLTLEVNVLDSQYQQKQQEIRELLSRQKKLEQGLELAREQLNIATPLVEQDLYPRVDYLSLKRDVSNMEGDLNVVNLTIPRIREAAREAQRRIAQRQAQYHTEVLNEINQRRLELISLREAIAAGEDRVTRTDVRSPVRGTVKQLIVNTVGGVIRPGEPILEVVPLDDALLVEVQIRPADIAFLYPGQPAKIKLTAYDFSIYGGLDGYVEQISADTIVNERKESFYRVKLRTKEKALTYKGTKLPIIPGMTASVDILTGKKSVLSYLLKPILKAKQTALRER; encoded by the coding sequence ATGCGCCTTTTCAATAGAACATCTCAGGAAAGACAGCTCAGCGAATCGCTGGAATTTCTCGGCGAAGTCGATGCCGCAACCTACCGTACCGGCCATCGTTTCGCTTATATTCTGACGATGATGATCGTCCTGTTCATGGTTATTTTTGTGCTATGGGCACATTTTACCGTCCTTGATGAAGTCACCCGTGGGCAAGGTCAGGTGATCCCTTCGCAACGCGTACAGATTATCCAGCACCTTGAGGGGGGCATTATTGAAGAAATTCTCGTGGAGGAGAATCAGATCATTGAAAAGGGCGATGTTCTGGTCCGCATCCGCAACACGGTTGCCGCCAGCCAATATCGTGACGCCGCCAATACCGCGCTGGAACACGAAGCGGCCATTGCTCGCCTGACGGCAGAAGCGGAAGGCTCTGCTCTGGAATTCCCTGAACAGATGAAACAGGAGCACCCGGAACTGGTTTCCGACCAACGCAGTATTTTTGAAGCCCGACAGGCCCAACTTACGTTGGAAGTGAATGTCCTTGACTCGCAATACCAGCAAAAGCAGCAGGAGATTCGTGAACTGCTCAGTCGCCAGAAAAAGCTCGAACAGGGTTTGGAGCTGGCACGGGAGCAACTCAATATCGCCACTCCGCTGGTCGAACAGGATCTGTATCCCCGGGTTGATTATCTGAGCCTTAAACGTGATGTGTCCAACATGGAAGGCGACCTTAACGTCGTCAATCTGACCATTCCCCGCATCCGTGAAGCAGCACGTGAAGCTCAACGCCGCATTGCCCAACGTCAGGCACAGTATCACACGGAAGTGCTCAACGAAATCAATCAGCGCCGTCTGGAATTGATCTCCCTGAGAGAAGCCATTGCCGCCGGTGAGGACCGCGTGACACGGACGGATGTTCGATCCCCTGTGCGCGGCACCGTCAAGCAGTTGATCGTCAACACCGTCGGCGGTGTCATCCGTCCTGGTGAACCGATTCTTGAAGTGGTTCCTCTTGACGATGCCTTGTTGGTTGAGGTGCAGATCCGTCCCGCAGACATTGCCTTTCTCTACCCAGGGCAACCGGCAAAAATCAAATTGACCGCCTATGACTTTTCCATCTACGGCGGCTTAGATGGCTATGTCGAACAAATCAGTGCCGATACCATCGTCAACGAGCGCAAAGAAAGCTTTTACAGGGTCAAATTACGGACCAAAGAGAAAGCTCTGACCTACAAAGGAACAAAACTGCCGATCATCCCCGGCATGACTGCTTCTGTGGATATTCTGACCGGCAAAAAATCGGTGTTGAGTTATCTGCTCAAACCGATTCTAAAAGCAAAACAGACCGCATTGAGGGAGCGATAA
- a CDS encoding TolC family outer membrane protein → MMAGNEKQLTFGSLFIGFFLLLASTAGAETTLKQSVSSALKTNPQLQILQHNQRAVGYQVKQARSGYFPRLDLTLGYGTEAHDDEITRARGDNHTFQDRGEAALQLTQLLYDGGETSSRVAAEKEKFASAEKRVLDNAEAIGLDAVIAHMQVYREQELVKLAEKNVKDHQDIIGMLEELQEGGAGSVADVVQAQGRLARSRASLAKAKSDLKQAQANYLRVVGEPLDEATFNELVATVAPLTLEEALALTECGNPKVLALKANMREANQRVAVVGSKYYPKTHLELRSSYDEEVESSQTYERNHQAMVRLRWNLLNGGADYYERKAAASRFAQSSSEHSNQLLDVLEETRNTWAEYIAAQESKAAYTDAVDYNNKTLDSYLKQFRVAQRTLLDVLDARNELYQSSGQLVTTRVNEVIAAYRLRALAGQLNETLEIEPQLYEVAMAE, encoded by the coding sequence ATGATGGCGGGAAATGAAAAACAATTGACTTTCGGTTCATTGTTTATTGGTTTTTTCTTATTGTTGGCATCAACAGCCGGTGCAGAAACAACTTTAAAGCAGAGCGTCAGTTCCGCTTTGAAAACAAATCCGCAGCTGCAGATTTTACAGCATAATCAGCGTGCAGTGGGCTATCAGGTCAAGCAGGCCCGTTCAGGATACTTTCCTCGTCTCGATTTGACCCTTGGCTATGGGACAGAAGCTCATGATGATGAAATCACCCGGGCGCGTGGTGACAACCATACCTTCCAGGACCGTGGTGAAGCCGCATTGCAGCTGACACAGCTGCTTTATGATGGTGGCGAAACGTCAAGCCGGGTTGCCGCTGAAAAGGAAAAGTTTGCTTCCGCTGAAAAGCGGGTTTTGGATAATGCTGAAGCGATTGGCCTGGATGCCGTGATTGCTCATATGCAGGTTTATCGTGAACAGGAGCTTGTCAAGCTGGCTGAAAAGAATGTCAAGGATCACCAGGATATCATCGGCATGCTGGAAGAACTTCAGGAGGGTGGTGCCGGAAGTGTGGCCGATGTGGTTCAGGCTCAGGGACGTTTAGCCCGTTCCCGTGCCTCTCTGGCGAAAGCCAAAAGTGATTTGAAACAGGCCCAGGCCAATTATTTACGCGTTGTTGGTGAACCTCTGGATGAAGCAACATTCAATGAACTGGTGGCTACCGTTGCTCCGCTGACACTTGAAGAAGCGTTGGCGCTGACCGAGTGCGGAAACCCGAAGGTTCTGGCTCTCAAAGCTAATATGCGTGAGGCCAATCAGCGTGTTGCTGTGGTGGGCTCAAAATACTATCCTAAAACCCATTTGGAGCTGCGCTCCAGCTATGACGAGGAAGTTGAGAGTTCTCAAACCTATGAACGCAACCATCAGGCCATGGTCCGTTTGCGTTGGAACCTGCTCAACGGTGGTGCGGATTACTATGAGCGCAAAGCTGCAGCTTCACGGTTTGCCCAGTCCTCTTCCGAACACAGCAACCAGCTTCTTGACGTGCTCGAGGAAACTCGTAATACCTGGGCGGAATATATTGCTGCCCAAGAGAGTAAAGCTGCCTACACCGATGCTGTAGATTACAATAACAAGACGCTGGACAGTTACCTGAAACAGTTTCGTGTCGCACAACGGACACTGCTGGATGTTCTGGACGCACGCAACGAATTGTATCAGTCTTCCGGTCAGTTGGTGACAACACGCGTGAACGAAGTGATCGCTGCTTATCGCCTCCGTGCCCTTGCGGGTCAGCTTAACGAAACCTTAGAAATCGAGCCACAATTGTACGAAGTCGCAATGGCAGAATAA
- a CDS encoding type I secretion system permease/ATPase: MTENQMKLDSSLKQEVKTPPRLDQTVVDTTAPILSSLCTLSSLLGQPLTLDVLTSSLPTDRRAPSIAACLRAVEQQGLTARSFYRPKLKTLSRLSLPCVLLLHNDNSCILVDINQNEASVIPAELDGQRRIIPLEQLQQDYSGYCIFAHVHNKLDKRVGEKEHDSTRQWFWGTILRFWPIYKHVLLATMVINILGIAGPLFVMNVYDRVVPNNAVETLWVLALGVMIAYTFDFILRNMRGYFVDVAGKNADVLIASRLMQQLTGMRMDHKPDSTGTLANNLREFESLREFFSSTTLLGLVDIPFIAIFIVLIGYIGGPLAWAPALAVPIVLIVGLLVQVPFRQVIDQGYRESSQKSALLVEAIFGLETIKTSLARGQIQQRWEKVVGANARTSAKVKSLANLSLSFSLFATHVVSVLIIIGGVYLIGEGRMTLGGLIACNILVGRALSPLATVAAMLTRLQQARSALKALDTLMNIPNESPDDQQFMRQPHLDNALSFEEIRFSYPQAQTLALKDLTLKIRPGERVGVIGRTGCGKSTLGRLALGLYTPEQGQVSVGGIDIRQLHVADLRSRIGYVSQDNYLFYGSIRDNITFGTPEADDQAILHAAHISGVGDFIHQHPAGFDCPVGERGAALSGGQRQAIAIARALLSHPDILIFDEPTSAMDNGSEQRFCQRMKHELDGKTLLLFTHRFGLLTMVDRLIVMDGGRIVADGPKRHVLEALKKQQIHTAPA, translated from the coding sequence ATGACTGAAAATCAAATGAAGTTAGATAGTTCTTTAAAACAAGAGGTTAAAACGCCTCCCAGGCTGGACCAGACAGTCGTCGACACGACGGCTCCAATTCTCTCCAGCCTATGCACCCTGTCATCACTTCTGGGGCAACCTCTGACGTTGGATGTCTTGACGTCATCCCTGCCAACGGATCGACGCGCACCCTCAATTGCCGCCTGCCTGCGCGCGGTAGAGCAACAAGGGTTGACAGCACGCAGCTTTTATCGACCAAAGCTTAAAACTCTTTCGCGACTGTCTCTGCCCTGTGTTTTGTTGTTGCATAATGACAACAGCTGCATTCTGGTCGACATCAACCAGAATGAGGCCAGCGTTATCCCTGCCGAGCTGGATGGCCAACGCCGGATTATCCCGCTGGAGCAACTGCAACAGGACTATTCCGGCTATTGTATTTTTGCCCATGTTCACAACAAACTCGATAAACGGGTCGGCGAAAAAGAGCACGACTCCACCAGGCAATGGTTCTGGGGGACAATTCTTCGTTTCTGGCCAATTTACAAACATGTCTTGCTGGCGACGATGGTGATCAACATTCTCGGTATCGCCGGACCTCTTTTCGTCATGAATGTTTATGATCGGGTGGTCCCCAACAATGCCGTGGAAACCCTCTGGGTTCTTGCTCTGGGCGTGATGATTGCCTACACCTTTGATTTTATTCTGCGCAACATGCGCGGCTACTTTGTCGATGTCGCCGGAAAGAACGCGGATGTTCTGATAGCCAGTCGGCTGATGCAACAACTGACCGGTATGCGCATGGACCACAAACCAGACTCCACGGGAACGCTGGCCAACAACCTGAGAGAGTTTGAATCTCTGAGAGAATTTTTCAGCTCGACGACACTGTTGGGACTGGTGGATATCCCGTTTATTGCCATTTTCATCGTTTTAATCGGTTATATCGGTGGACCATTAGCCTGGGCACCGGCACTGGCCGTTCCTATCGTTCTTATTGTCGGACTGTTGGTTCAAGTGCCGTTTCGTCAGGTGATTGATCAGGGCTATCGCGAATCCTCACAAAAGAGTGCCTTGCTGGTCGAGGCCATTTTCGGCTTGGAAACCATCAAAACCTCCCTGGCACGCGGCCAGATTCAACAACGCTGGGAAAAAGTGGTCGGGGCCAATGCCCGCACCAGCGCAAAAGTAAAGTCTCTGGCCAACCTGTCGCTGTCGTTCTCTCTGTTTGCTACCCACGTGGTCAGTGTGTTGATTATTATCGGTGGCGTCTATCTTATCGGTGAAGGACGGATGACTCTCGGCGGTCTGATTGCCTGCAACATTCTGGTAGGACGCGCCTTGTCTCCCCTGGCGACGGTCGCCGCTATGCTGACACGACTGCAACAAGCCCGTAGCGCATTGAAAGCGCTAGACACATTGATGAACATCCCTAACGAATCACCGGATGATCAGCAGTTTATGCGCCAACCCCATTTGGATAATGCACTCAGTTTTGAGGAGATCCGATTTTCCTATCCCCAGGCCCAAACACTGGCTCTTAAGGATTTGACCTTGAAAATTCGCCCTGGCGAACGTGTCGGGGTCATTGGTCGCACCGGATGCGGCAAAAGCACCCTGGGACGTCTCGCCTTAGGCTTGTACACTCCGGAGCAGGGCCAGGTCAGTGTCGGCGGCATTGACATTCGGCAGCTGCATGTTGCCGATCTACGCAGCCGTATTGGCTACGTTTCCCAGGACAACTATCTCTTTTACGGCAGCATTCGTGACAACATCACCTTCGGCACTCCTGAGGCGGATGATCAGGCCATTCTCCACGCGGCGCATATCTCCGGCGTCGGAGACTTTATTCACCAGCATCCAGCCGGATTTGATTGTCCTGTCGGAGAACGGGGAGCAGCTTTATCCGGTGGACAACGGCAGGCGATCGCCATTGCCCGAGCCTTATTAAGCCATCCGGACATCCTGATTTTCGATGAACCAACCAGTGCCATGGACAATGGTTCGGAACAACGGTTCTGCCAACGGATGAAACATGAACTCGACGGCAAGACTTTGTTATTATTTACCCACCGTTTCGGATTGTTGACCATGGTGGATCGGCTTATCGTCATGGATGGCGGCCGCATCGTTGCTGATGGACCCAAACGCCATGTTCTTGAAGCCCTGAAAAAACAACAGATCCATACAGCTCCGGCTTAG